A genomic segment from Vicinamibacteria bacterium encodes:
- a CDS encoding putative hydro-lyase, translating to MDPELEALRARIRSGAFRASTSGLCPRFVQANLVVVPERHAADFRLFCERNSRSCPLIEQTAPGELAPRASAPSADLRTDVPRYRVYRHGELVAEPTDVVPIWREDLVSFLLGCSFTFESALAEAGIPLRHQDEDKVVPMYVTNRRCQSVGSFAGPVVVSMRPVEKSRVADVCEITSRFPLSHGAPIHSGDPSAIGIARIAEPDFGQEVSVLDGEVPVFWGCGVTAILAVVAARPELLITHAPGHMFLTDSTVHSSRSAVAGCDEAARRPGR from the coding sequence TTGGATCCTGAGCTCGAGGCGCTTCGTGCCCGGATTCGCTCGGGAGCGTTTCGTGCGAGCACGTCGGGGCTTTGTCCCCGCTTCGTCCAGGCGAACCTCGTCGTCGTTCCCGAGCGCCATGCGGCGGATTTTCGTCTCTTCTGCGAGCGAAACTCTCGCTCCTGTCCTTTGATCGAGCAGACGGCACCCGGTGAGCTCGCACCCCGGGCGAGCGCTCCGTCCGCTGACCTTCGAACCGACGTACCGAGATATCGCGTCTATCGCCACGGCGAGCTCGTCGCCGAGCCCACCGACGTCGTCCCGATCTGGCGCGAGGACCTCGTGAGCTTTCTTCTGGGTTGCAGCTTCACATTCGAGAGTGCGCTGGCCGAAGCGGGGATCCCGCTTCGCCATCAGGACGAGGACAAAGTGGTGCCGATGTACGTCACGAACCGCCGCTGCCAGAGCGTGGGTAGCTTCGCCGGCCCTGTCGTCGTTTCCATGAGGCCTGTGGAGAAGAGCCGAGTGGCGGATGTCTGCGAGATTACCAGCCGATTCCCCCTCTCACACGGGGCCCCGATTCACAGCGGCGATCCGAGCGCCATCGGAATCGCGCGCATTGCCGAGCCCGATTTCGGACAGGAGGTGAGCGTTCTCGACGGAGAGGTGCCTGTCTTCTGGGGATGTGGCGTCACGGCGATCCTGGCCGTGGTCGCTGCCCGGCCGGAGCTTCTCATCACCCACGCTCCCGGTCACATGTTCCTGACCGACTCGACCGTTCACTCCTCTCGCAGCGCCGTGGCGGGGTGCGACGAAGCGGCACGGCGGCCGGGAAGGTAG
- a CDS encoding PilZ domain-containing protein, which translates to MKTVLDLIRKYDELNAARNRKDPGLSPADEERWEELKVVYDLIIFHSGLGPDRPKSPSAEEIRDNLSDESLLRVPVEAHAVVDHEGGSFDASVVNLSRGGTFLATDRLVDVGARVTLYIAGISFDDSEDMLELQGEVIWCAKAGIPELRIRRGIGVRFIGVSEETEKKLGSLVFHTIERRISELG; encoded by the coding sequence GTGAAGACGGTGCTCGATCTGATCCGGAAATACGACGAGCTGAATGCTGCCCGAAACCGGAAGGACCCGGGTCTGAGCCCGGCGGACGAGGAACGGTGGGAGGAGCTCAAGGTCGTCTACGACCTGATCATTTTTCACTCGGGGCTGGGGCCCGACAGGCCGAAGTCTCCGTCGGCCGAGGAGATTCGTGACAATCTCTCCGACGAGAGTCTCCTGCGCGTTCCCGTCGAGGCCCATGCGGTCGTCGACCACGAGGGTGGGTCCTTCGACGCCAGTGTGGTGAACTTGAGTCGCGGCGGAACGTTTCTCGCCACCGATCGGCTCGTCGATGTGGGCGCCCGCGTGACCCTATACATCGCCGGCATCTCCTTCGACGACTCGGAGGATATGCTCGAGCTCCAGGGCGAAGTGATCTGGTGCGCGAAGGCCGGGATTCCCGAGCTGCGTATTCGTCGAGGCATCGGGGTCCGGTTCATCGGCGTCTCCGAGGAGACTGAAAAAAAACTGGGGTCTCTCGTCTTTCATACCATCGAGAGGCGAATCTCGGAGCTCGGTTAG
- a CDS encoding ABC transporter permease — MMENLLQDARYALRGWLRRPGFTALIIVTLALGIGANSAVFSVIDGVLLRPLPYPDPQQLVLIRTELPEQGGLFPKSSGPEILDLKERAGSLETIGGIWARPAALTDDRSEPEEIEMGFVTAGFLSVLGVTPLLGRDISPEEDVLGAPQVIVLSYGLWQRRYGGETDIVGKTIEMDGISHTVVGVMPERFALWMPPDSGVPKSLQAWVPWGGGYEEMSRSFRVFTVVGRLRTELDVQKARSELADIAARIAADFPADYERSGFRLHLEPLHDDVTAPVRPALLVLWATVGFVLLIACANVTNLLLVRATGMEREIVLRTALGASRRRVMRQVVTESMLLAALGGALGLVLARWGIVALEWLRPGELPRLEEVDVGIRAVVFATVAVTLAGAVIGLLAAFHLSPAQLPSGLKGRSIGEGARHRLRGVLVVGEVALALVLLVGAGLLFQTFVSLSAADLGYRTDGVTTLKLSLIDSAYSYRDPAKIAGFYRSLVERVSERSGVTAVGASTQLPLDGFSNRTAPYAYETEDDIIEWDTVTADYRTVTPGFLEALRVPLLDGRLFDWTDDMDHPNVVVVDEKLAAAAWPSQPAVGKRLQVLTFLHGEFRPTWSEVIGVVGHVRNHPGIDGQEQVFLPHSQSPQRTMTVAVRSELSVATLSAAIRTEVARLEPTQPIHAIQPMEEYRAGAVAENRFTMLALGAFSSVALVLASLGLYGIIAFTVGRRTREIGIRLALGATPRDILRDVLAQGLRLVGAGLVLGTAVALVFTRVLEGLLFGVSSRDPLTFTAMPLLVVAVAVAACYLPGRRAASSHPATALREE, encoded by the coding sequence ATGATGGAGAATCTGCTGCAGGATGCCCGTTACGCGCTCCGAGGGTGGTTGAGACGGCCAGGCTTCACCGCCCTCATCATCGTCACGCTCGCACTCGGGATCGGAGCCAATAGCGCCGTCTTCAGTGTCATCGACGGCGTGCTCCTCCGACCGCTTCCCTATCCGGACCCCCAGCAGCTCGTGCTGATTCGGACCGAGCTCCCCGAGCAAGGAGGTCTCTTTCCGAAGAGCTCGGGCCCGGAGATACTCGATTTGAAAGAGCGGGCAGGGTCGCTCGAGACCATCGGGGGCATCTGGGCGCGTCCTGCAGCGCTGACCGACGATCGAAGCGAGCCCGAGGAGATCGAGATGGGCTTCGTGACCGCGGGGTTTCTCTCCGTGCTCGGCGTAACGCCTCTTCTCGGGCGCGACATCTCTCCCGAGGAGGACGTCCTCGGCGCACCTCAAGTCATCGTACTGAGCTACGGTCTCTGGCAGCGTCGCTATGGCGGTGAGACGGACATCGTGGGCAAGACGATCGAAATGGACGGCATCTCTCACACCGTGGTCGGAGTGATGCCCGAGCGCTTTGCCCTGTGGATGCCTCCCGACTCGGGAGTTCCGAAGTCACTCCAAGCCTGGGTACCCTGGGGCGGGGGTTACGAAGAAATGTCGCGCTCGTTTCGTGTCTTCACCGTCGTGGGACGGCTTCGGACCGAGCTCGACGTGCAGAAGGCGCGCTCCGAGCTAGCCGATATCGCAGCCCGCATCGCGGCAGACTTCCCCGCGGATTACGAGCGGTCGGGCTTTCGGCTGCACCTGGAGCCGCTTCACGACGACGTGACCGCGCCGGTCCGCCCCGCGCTTCTGGTCCTCTGGGCGACGGTTGGCTTCGTGCTGCTCATCGCCTGCGCGAACGTTACGAACCTGCTCTTGGTTCGGGCGACGGGAATGGAGCGGGAGATCGTTCTGCGAACCGCGCTCGGCGCCAGCCGCCGTCGCGTGATGAGACAGGTCGTCACCGAGAGCATGCTTCTCGCCGCGCTCGGTGGCGCTCTGGGGCTGGTTTTGGCACGATGGGGCATCGTCGCCTTAGAATGGCTCCGTCCGGGAGAGCTTCCGCGCCTGGAAGAGGTCGACGTGGGCATCCGTGCGGTCGTCTTCGCGACCGTGGCCGTGACTCTCGCCGGTGCTGTCATCGGGCTACTCGCGGCCTTCCATCTTTCGCCCGCTCAGCTCCCCTCGGGGCTCAAAGGGCGATCCATCGGCGAGGGGGCGCGTCATCGCCTGCGCGGAGTGCTCGTCGTGGGTGAGGTTGCGTTGGCGCTCGTGCTTCTGGTGGGCGCGGGACTGCTGTTCCAAACTTTCGTCTCGCTTTCCGCCGCCGATCTGGGATACCGGACCGACGGAGTCACCACCTTGAAGCTTTCACTCATCGACTCCGCGTACTCGTACCGGGACCCCGCCAAGATCGCCGGCTTCTATCGGTCGCTCGTCGAAAGGGTTTCCGAGCGGTCAGGCGTCACCGCGGTTGGCGCATCGACCCAGCTTCCACTCGATGGCTTTTCGAACCGCACCGCGCCCTACGCCTATGAGACCGAAGACGACATCATCGAATGGGACACGGTCACGGCAGACTACCGTACGGTGACTCCCGGGTTTCTCGAAGCCCTCAGAGTTCCGTTGCTCGATGGCAGGCTGTTCGATTGGACCGACGACATGGATCATCCGAACGTCGTCGTGGTCGACGAGAAGCTTGCGGCGGCCGCCTGGCCCTCCCAGCCGGCCGTCGGCAAACGCCTTCAGGTACTCACTTTCCTCCACGGTGAGTTCCGTCCGACCTGGAGCGAAGTGATCGGCGTCGTGGGGCATGTACGCAATCACCCGGGGATCGATGGCCAGGAGCAGGTGTTTCTGCCACACTCGCAGTCGCCGCAACGCACGATGACCGTCGCCGTCCGGAGCGAGCTTTCGGTTGCGACGTTGTCGGCCGCGATTCGAACCGAAGTCGCCCGCCTCGAGCCTACCCAGCCCATCCACGCGATCCAACCCATGGAGGAATACCGCGCGGGTGCGGTCGCCGAGAACCGGTTCACGATGTTGGCCCTTGGAGCGTTCTCGTCCGTCGCTCTGGTTCTTGCGTCTCTCGGCCTCTACGGCATCATCGCCTTCACCGTGGGCCGGCGGACGCGTGAGATCGGAATCCGTCTCGCGCTCGGCGCAACGCCCCGCGACATCTTGCGGGACGTCCTGGCGCAGGGACTCCGGCTCGTCGGAGCCGGACTCGTCCTCGGGACGGCCGTCGCCCTTGTATTCACGCGCGTCCTCGAAGGTCTGCTGTTCGGCGTTTCTTCCAGGGATCCGCTCACGTTCACGGCCATGCCGCTGCTTGTCGTCGCGGTCGCCGTCGCGGCGTGCTACCTTCCCGGCCGCCGTGCCGCTTCGTCGCACCCCGCCACGGCGCTGCGAGAGGAGTGA